The genomic segment TATTTTTGAAGAATTGGATGAACAAAAGAGTCCGTTGAGTCTCCGATGGCCTTCTGAATAGGCCTTCTGATTCTTGACAGTCTAATTTTCATTGTGGTAGTTTTTGATGGTGTAACAAGTAATATTAATCATTTGGTTTTAAGGAGATATAATGTCAGGACATAGCAAATGGGCTTCAATAAAGCATAAAAAAGGGGCTCTTGATGCAAAAAGAGGAAAACTTTTTACAAAAATCATCAAGGAAATCAATGTATCGGCTCGTATGGGAGGCGGAGATATTGAAACAAACGCAGGCCTCAGAACCGTCGTTCTTAAAGCAAAAGCAGCCAACATGCCTAAAGATAACATCGACAAAGCGATCAAGAAGGGTATTGGTGGTATGGATGGTGTTGACTATGTCGAACTTCAGTATGAAGCGTATGCACCTGGAGGAGTCGGTCTTCTTATTTCAGCCCTGACAGACAATAAGAACAGAACCGCCGCAGATGTCCGGTCTATACTGAACAAAGGGGGAGGATCACTGGCGACAACAGGAGCCGTTTCCTATCAATTCGCTCGAAAAGGTGTCATTGCCTATGATGGTGAAGATGTCGATTTTGAAGCTCTTTTCGAAGCCGCTCTGGAAGCCGGAGCAGAAGATGTGACGAATGATGACGGTGCCATCGAAGTTCTGACAGATACGGCCGATTTTGAAGCTGTACTGACAGCTCTGCAGGATGCCGGGTTTAATCAGATCAGTGCGGAGATTACCATGGTTTCTGATACCAATGTCACACTGGATCACGAACATACGGGTAAGGTACTTCGCCTTATTGACCGTCTTGAAGACAATGATGACGTACAGAATGTTGCCAGCAATCTGGATATTCCTGCAGACTTTGAAATGGAAGAATGATTCCCATTCTGGGGATTGATCCCGGTTTGGCACATGCAGGCTGGGGACTCATCACTCATGATGGGATGAGAAGCCGGTATTTAGCTCATGGTGTGATCAAGACTGATTCAAAAGCATCCATAGCAGACCGGCTTCTTTGTCTTTACGACGAATTAAGCAAGGTCATTGAAGAGTACAAACCCGGCACAGCAGGGATCGAGACTTTGTATTTTGCAAAGAATGTCAGCTCGGCCA from the Oceanispirochaeta sp. genome contains:
- a CDS encoding YebC/PmpR family DNA-binding transcriptional regulator, encoding MSGHSKWASIKHKKGALDAKRGKLFTKIIKEINVSARMGGGDIETNAGLRTVVLKAKAANMPKDNIDKAIKKGIGGMDGVDYVELQYEAYAPGGVGLLISALTDNKNRTAADVRSILNKGGGSLATTGAVSYQFARKGVIAYDGEDVDFEALFEAALEAGAEDVTNDDGAIEVLTDTADFEAVLTALQDAGFNQISAEITMVSDTNVTLDHEHTGKVLRLIDRLEDNDDVQNVASNLDIPADFEMEE